Proteins co-encoded in one Capsicum annuum cultivar UCD-10X-F1 chromosome 9, UCD10Xv1.1, whole genome shotgun sequence genomic window:
- the LOC107841896 gene encoding polyamine oxidase 2, whose product MDSKKKSNRQVQKAPCFSDVGRRSVAKPPSVIVIGGGFAGLAAARTLHDASFQVVVLESRDRIGGRVHTDYSFGFPVDLGASWLHGVCNENPLAPLIGKLGLPLYRTSGDNSVLYDHDLESYGLFDMEGNQVPQELVSKVGETFESILKETDQIRQENSEDMSISRAISMVFERRPDLRLAGIGHKVLQWYLCRMEGWFAADADTISLKCWDQEELLPGGHGLMVRGYKPVINTLAKRLDIRLGRRVTEVVRHYNGVKVTVEDGSTFVADAAIIAVPLGVLKSNYIRFEPRLPEWKDTAIKQLGVGIENKIILHFQDVFWPNVEFLGVVAESTYECSYFLNLHKATGYSVLVYMPAGQLARDTGELSDEAAANFAFTQLKRILPNATAPIQYLVSHWGTDINSLGSYSYDTVGMPHDLYEKLRIPVDNLFFAGEATSTDYPGSVHGAYSTGLLAAEECRMRVLERHGKLDIFQQVMDEETHIPILISRM is encoded by the exons ATGGATTCTAAGAAGAAGAGTAATCGTCAGGTTCAAAAAG CTCCTTGCTTCTCAGATGTTGGAAGGAGGTCTGTGGCAAAGCCACCATCTGTCATTGTAATAGGTGGTGGATTTGCAGGACTTGCAGCTGCTCGCACACTTCATGATGCATCATTTCAG GTGGTTGTGCTAGAATCACGAGATAGAATTGGAGGCCGAGTTCACACTGATTATTCTTTTGGTTTTCCTGTTGACTTGGGTGCATCATG GCTGCATGGCGTCTGCAACGAGAATCCTTTGGCACCTCTAATTGGAAAACTAGGACTTCCTCTCTATCGTACAAGTGGTGACAATTCAGTTTTGTACGACCATGATCTGGAAAG TTACGGGCTTTTTGACATGGAGGGTAATCAAGTACCCCAGGAGTTAGTCTCAAAGGTTGGCGAGACTTTTGAGAGCATTTTGAAGGAG ACTGATCAAATTAGGCAAGAAAACAGTGAAGACATGTCTATCAGTCGTGCTATATCAATGGTTTTTGAAAGGAGACCCGATTTAAG GTTGGCTGGCATTGGTCATAAGGTGTTGCAGTGGTACCTATGTAGAATGGAAGGCTGGTTTGCTGCGGATGCAGATACCATATCACTCAAGTGTTGGGACCAG GAAGAATTGCTTCCTGGTGGCCATGGCCTTATGGTACGGGGATATAAGCCTGTCATCAATACACTAGCAAAAAGGCTTGACATTCGCTTAGGTCGCAG GGTTACAGAAGTAGTTAGACATTATAATGGTGTGAAGGTAACAGTTGAGGATGGAAGTACCTTTGTAGCCGATGCTGCCATAATTGCTGTTCCTCTTGGTGTTCTGAAATCAAATTATATCAGGTTCGAACCTAGATTACCTGAATGGAAAGATACTGCCATTAAACAACTTGGTGTTGGAATTGAGAACAAGATTATTCTGCACTTTCAAGACGTGTTCTGGCCAAATGTTGAGTTCTTGGGAGTAGTTGCAGAAAGCACTTATGAGTGCAGTTACTTTCTTAATCTTCACAAGGCTACTGGCTATTCTGTCCTTGTTTATATGCCTGCTGGGCAACTGGCCCGTGACACTGGGGAACTATCTGATGAGGCTGCTGCTAATTTTGCATTTACACAACTTAAGAGGATTCTTCCAAATGCGACTGCTCCT ATTCAGTATCTTGTTTCTCACTGGGGTACAGACATAAACTCACTGGGATCATATAGCTATGATACAGTTGGGATGCCCCATGATCTATATGAAAAGCTTAGAATACCAGTAGATAACCTATTCTTTGCTGGGGAGGCAACGAGTACTGATTACCCAGGTTCTGTACATGGTGCATATTCAACCGGATTGCTGGCTGCTGAGGAATGCAGGATGCGTGTCCTGGAGCGACATGGAAAGTTGGATATTTTCCAGCAAGTCATGGATGAGGAAACGCATATTCCCATTTTGATATCCAGAATGTAA
- the LOC107841900 gene encoding 1-aminocyclopropane-1-carboxylate oxidase homolog — translation MAAANTQQNLATTFQQNYDKYSELKAFDETKAGVKGLIDSGITKVPKIFIHPEALQNNPSNPKNTNPIFPLIDLQNINNNKKEIVKQIQEASETWGFFQVINHGIPMSILDEILHGARHFHEQDVDIKKPYYSRDVARNVMYNSNFELFSEKSLGANWRDSLYSVMAPYPAKPEELPDTCREIVIEYSNHVMKLGYTLLELLSQGLGLEPNHLKEMGCAEGLGILCNYYPSCPQPELAIGTSKHADNDFFTVLLQDDIGGLQVLHKDQWVDVPPTHGALVINIGDILQLISNDKYKSIEHRVLANKIGPRISVANFFTTGALTSSRIYGPIEELLSKDNPPKYRATTVKDFFEYSSKKGLDGKSNLDHYKI, via the exons ATGGCAGCCGCCAACACACAACAGAATCTTGCTACTACTTTCCAAcaaaactatgacaaatatagTGAACTAAAAGCCTTTGATGAGACAAAAGCAGGAGTCAAAGGGCTTATTGATTCTGGAATTACTAAAGTACCTAAAATATTCATCCATCCAGAAGCCTTACAAAATAACCCCTCAAATCCCAAAAATACAAATCCCATTTTCCCTTTAATAGACctccaaaacatcaacaacaacaagaaggaAATTGTTAAACAAATTCAAGAAGCATCAGAGACATGGGGTTTTTTCCAAGTGATCAATCATGGTATTCCAATGTCAATCCTAGATGAAATATTGCACGGGGCACGACATTTTCACGAGCAAGATGTTGACATTAAAAAACCATACTATAGTCGAGATGTTGCAAGGAATGTTATGTACAATTCCAATTTTGAGTTGTTTAGTGAAAAATCTCTTGGAGCAAATTGGAGAGACTCACTTTACTCTGTCATGGCTCCTTATCCTGCTAAGCCTGAGGAATTGCCTGACACGTGCAG GGAAATTGTAATTGAGTACTCAAATCATGTGATGAAATTGGGATACACATTGCTTGAATTATTATCACAGGGACTTGGTCTCGAACCAAACCATCTCAAAGAAATGGGATGTGCTGAGGGGCTAGGCATTTTGTGCAATTACTACCCTTCATGCCCACAACCAGAACTTGCAATAGGCACAAGTAAACATGCTGATAATGACTTTTTCACAGTTCTTTTGCAAGATGATATTGGTGGACTTCAAGTTCTTCACAAGGATCAATGGGTTGATGTTCCTCCTACTCATGGAGCTTTAGTTATCAATATTGGTGACATTCTTCAG CTTATATCTAATGACAAGTACAAAAGCATAGAGCATAGAGTGTTGGCAAATAAAATTGGTCCAAGAATATCAGTAGCAAATTTCTTTACCACAGGGGCATTGACATCTTCCAGAATTTATGGACCAATTGAGGAGTTACTATCAAAAGACAATCCTCCAAAATATAGAGCAACAACAGTGAAGGACTTCTTTGAATATTCTAGCAAGAAAGGACTTGATGGCAAGTCTAATTTGGATCACtataaaatttga